Within the Thalassophryne amazonica chromosome 19, fThaAma1.1, whole genome shotgun sequence genome, the region GAGGTGAAAATGAGAATTGCAGTTTTGGAGGAGAGCGTGAAGTCGTGTGAGGTGGAATGCAAAGGCAGCAGAGAGACAGTGCTGAGGCTGGTCGAAGAACTGGACCTAGAGCGGAGCAAGGCTGCCAGCAGTGCAGCAGCACTGGATTCACTCAAAGTGGTATCTGCATTCATTCTAACTTCTCCATAAGGCCACATTGTGGTGTCTTATAAGGGTTTGTAACAGCTGTAGTGCAGAAACACTATCGTGGCATATTTGTCAAAGTTGCGTGACAGATTCCCGTtggtgttttctctttttttccaggAGTTAGAAGGCATAGTATGTAGAAAGAGGAGCGTTGAGATGGAGAAGCAGACATTAGAGGACAGGCTTGAGGCCAGTAGGAGAGTCACCGAGGCAGCAAGGCGAGAGTCACAGTTTGGATAAGCAGGTGGAGGAGCTTGAAAGGAAACTTCAGATGAGCCAAGGAGAGACTCAAACTGCTCAGGGGAATCTGCAGGCCTTCCTGGAGAAGGTGGCGTCGTTGCTGCAGGGGGATTCTGTAGACGTCCTCCCCACAGAGAGAAAGAGATCCTACACAGAGTGGACAACCTGTGCAATAAGGCGAGGGGTGCAACGTGCAATTTCACAGTAACAGTAAAAGATTTTAGTGGTATTGTATTTGCAGGAACCTTTAAATTAATATGCATTTCAGCAATTTTCTGCAGCCGCTGTAACAATCAGCCCCTGTGATTGTGATTTTTCTGCACCTGGCCTTACAGACTGTGAGAGAGATAAAGACAAGGATGTGTCTCGTCTCAAA harbors:
- the LOC117501211 gene encoding coiled-coil domain-containing protein 170-like, which translates into the protein MRIAVLEESVKSCEVECKGSRETVLRLVEELDLERSKAASSAAALDSLKVELEGIVCRKRSVEMEKQTLEDRLEASRRVTEAARRESQFG